In Coffea eugenioides isolate CCC68of chromosome 4, Ceug_1.0, whole genome shotgun sequence, the genomic stretch GCATCCCCTTCCTCtctagattaggatagagtaggttatataaatgtatcgttgctgaaaaaaaaatgcGTACACCCATATTTGTTtgcttgttaaaaaaaataataataaaaaaaactagGGGACATGCGCTTTGATTTTGTAACAAAATGCAGAGATGCAATCGAGGGTGATTATTTAAAGAAGAGAAAGCAGCAGAAAAAAAATGGCGTGTAATCAAACTCTTTATCGCATCTAAATGCGCGAATAAAGAGTGATAACTTGATCTTGATCCGTGTTTAGCAGTACATATTTaggaaacttttttttttttcaaatgttaGTGCAAATGGAAGGAGATTACATCCATTAATCACGAGGCTTCGAATTTGAAATCcatgaaaacaaaaagaactACATTGGGAGAGAAAAACTTCTCTCTCGTAAGAAAATCAAAACAATTCAAACAAGATTAATCGCAAACATAAAATAAATGATGCGAGTACTTGTGATTTATATCAAACACGTACTTGGAAAActtaggttgtgtttggattgcattttttgtgatttttcatgaaaaaattactgtagcaatttgatgtatgtgaacaaaaaaattaataggAAAATATGATCACGTAATTTTCTGACGAAAAgccgcaatccaaacaaggccttactCGTATAACAGACAGAAAGAGGTCGAAGGAAAGGAAAATTGATTGAGGATGCACAAATCCTTATGAATGAAATAGACTAGTACACTATCGACGAAGTGACCATCAAGCATGGGATGGGCCGGGTCCCATGGAGCTCAAATTTCtcaaggaaaaatggaaaagtagGTAATTTACACTTGGAACCGAACCCAACCTTATCTGATGATGAGTGATGACGAGATTGACGTGTTGAAGTGAAGAAGTtaaaaaagatggaagaaagaaaatggcGGGGCCAGCCTGTCGAATTTGGACGGATATGACCGAGTCACCGTCCCCCGTCTCCATCTTTTGCTCCGAAAATCGGTTGAATGAATGACTCAAAGAACCATCCCCGCCTGCTTTTTACCTCTCATCTCGATTCTCATCTGGCTACACTACACCTAGTACACTACACTATACTACTCGTGGCTTCTAACTGACTCATTCCCCATAGCTCCATTAGCGGCTAAACAGCTGAATTTCCCTCAATACTCACTAGTACTACTAAAATTTTCACTAGCTCTTATTTCTTACCCACTCCATATTTCACATTTTTGCTACTACCCTATTTCTATTATTGAATATGAAAGTCTAATGCAAACATATACAAAAtacttaaaaaatttttaaaaaaattatatccACCCAAATGGCTTCTAATTCCTAAGTTTGAACACAGACTGAATATTAATCTGCACTTCATTTCCTCGTGTCAATACTAAAGTCACCAATATTGTTGTTAAGGTACTTTCTAATTGACATTTATATGTATGAAATGAATGATTCAAATAATATCTAGTTCTTTTCCTAATGAAATAAAGTACCCAAATTAGAATAAACatgcaataataaaaaattgatatTGAGGAATTAATATCGCTTGCATTCATAAACTTTGTATTGACACTTAATGCTATATTTGATGCTTAATAGCTAAACCAATGATTGGTGTCACTACTCTcgcacttaaacttcacatgcAAGGAGTCTATTTAACGTCTAATTTAAGtaatctcttattaattttcACACTAGTCATTCTATTTTCGGTACAATTAGGTttgcatattaaatcaagactcaaaaaaaataaatattttcatATTATTATATAGCAGTGTGCTAATTAAGTTAAAGTATCAGTAATTCTATTAGAATCAAGTTATGATAATTTATTATTTAGGAATTagtattttattaaaaaatttcatattattGATGCATTTTTTCACATATAATTTTGTGTGTAATTTGGCTCCGCATATATAttgattttatgaaattttttcctactataattttttgatatatatatattttggttcTACAAGTTATCATTGCCTTTGTTTGTGTGGATTACATTCTTCTGAGGCTGAGcttcaaaagaaaaatatgataaaGAACAATAAAATATATGAACTTGTGATTTTAAACATTCATAAATATTATGAGCACCGACTACATATTTATGTCCTAAAAGAACCTATGAACAAAGTATTGGCTCTGTTTgtattgtaaattatttgagatatttttactgtagcatttttaaTGATGTGATgtttgtgagataaaaaggtaattgagaagataaaaaggtatgttgaaaattgtaatgatgatgtaagcaaataaattttgacaaataatcctctatccaaacaaatccaTTGATTGCCTCGAAGCAGTTGAGATTTGAATGATGGACAGAgaatcttattattattatcatttgtTATTAAAGGTAAGCGGAGAGCCTGAATTTTATCACTCGACTGAGCCtgaattttggttaatagttatcaaattttaaagaaataaaaaagaactaaaatatgatgtttgtgtaagaaaaataataatataataaaaaataagatGGAGAATGACaatgtgggacagaagatccgctTGATAATTTAGCTACCGTACCTCATTCGGCTTCACATTGGAGCTCAGACCTCCATTAAGAAATCAATGGCTTCAAACCAAGCCATATTAGCCGGAGCCACCCACTTACCCAAAGCCATACCAGCCAATCTTATCCAACTTTCTCTGTTACACTCTCctcctcttctcttctcttccaTAAGAAGCCTAAGAACTTCCTAACAGTTCCTTCCTGCTTTTAagcataaaaattttttaaagaaaacacaccattttctttcctctttgTAACAGTCGTATATCGTTTGGTGTCACCAACGTATTAGTGCTGCTAAACCCAGGAGATAGCATCACCCTATTTCGGTTGTTACAAAAGAAACAGTACTAAAAATATCCGTAAAAGCACATGGGTTTCCTCCACAAGCTCTGGGACGAAACGCTTGCCGGGCCAACACCTGAATCCGGGCTTGGCAAACTCCGCAAGTACAATTCCTTTTCTGGCGCTCGTCCATCTGCACCAGCTGCTCCAGCTACCATGATGATGGGATCAGTGGATGATCATCTGATCCCTGTTTCACGGAGCATTACTATCCTCCGTGGCAACTCTCCTACCATGCGATATGCCTCTGCTACCCCTGATTCCGGCTCCGTCCCTTCTTCTCCCGCTGCTTCTGCTTCTACCACCCCAACTTCTCCACTTTCACGTAAGTCTTTTGCATGCGACTCGGGATTCAGAGGTGTTTTTCTTTAAACGATTTGTGTTGTCTCGTCTTGAAACCTTTCTGctgcttcttttcttttcttttttttgggccTCCGGTTGGGTGTGGTGTAGCGACTGCTCCTGGTCATGGTGGAAATTTTAAGAAGTTGACGAGGAGAAAATCCAATTCGGCAGCCTTACAACCAGGGGAGCCAAAAAGCCCGACGGGCTACGATTGGTGATTTTCTTCTccgtcacctttttggtttttcatttgattttagttaTGCATAATCTCGTTGCaacaattttgttattttttcaaaCTCCCTCCTCcttctcccccccccccctctcttcCCCCCACCCCcacaaaaaaaacaacaaaaaaaggaaTACACGGAGAGGTATATTTTGTCTTCTTCTGTGGTACGATCGAATATCGATCACACGATGCTAATATAGTGATAATTCTTTAGTGCGGTTAAAGAAATGGGATAATAATTTTCTGGTATCAATTTATCTGTATTGCAATCAACATCAAAGCTGGAttcatttgagaaaaaaaaaagaagaagaaaaagaggggGGTGGCCAAACGTTTTTGTTAACGTTACTTGGTATGCTAATGTAATTACCTGTAAGGTTTCAGGATTCTCACGCGTGGTGTAATGATACAATTGCAGGATTGTACTAAGCGCTTTGGATCGTTAATAGAGAAGCGAGAGGTGACCATTTTTGTCTGGGAAATTAGATGCCAGCTACACCCGCCAAGGCAAATTCCTTTTTGTACATACGTCCCCCCAAAGTATATACTACTAAAATAAACCAAGTTTCTTTTATCATATCTCAtggtgtgtgtgtatatatctGATTGTAAATATAGGACAGCAGCATGGTTAGAGCGAGctgcattttgaaaaaaaaaaacagagagagagggTTAGGGCAAATAAAACTGCAGAGGTTGAAGCAGAAGAAGTAAACCTGGCCTTGTGTGGCCATGAATATGATTTGCCCCCTTGCTTCCGCTTCTCAAGTCTGGGATGAGTAGTAACCTATATGATTGATTAGTAGTAGTAGGAGAGAGTGTACTTGGCATGCACTGACAGGACCGCTGCCATATCAAGTGGATAGAATAGATGGACACTTGATTTTTTGGTCCTTTTTTCTTCGTTTTGTGTTTGTGGTGGGGGTTTGGTTGGTTTTCTACCAGTGTTTTTTTTCTACCAGTGTTTTTGTTGAGTCTTCTGTACATAGAGCATGGCTCTAGTTTACGTATGTATCTTGTTTGAGTTGTGTTCGCTAATTAATGAAATTTCTGTATATGTGTGGTGCGGATGATACGGATGCAGCTATTTGCCTGTTTTACAAACACTTTGGATGGGTGTTATCGATCTAGAGACGAGCATATTTTGATGTCACCGGATATTTAGgttgaatcaaaataaaagagaaaaaaatggaaagctTCCCAATTTTAAAAGAATTAAGGTACGACACAAGCTGAACTTATTCACTCTCTGGTGATGGCAGCTGCTGCAATTGCAATATCTTCGATCGAGAGAAAGTCTCGAAATGCAATAGTTAAAGTTCTTCTGTTATTTAGATTTGTCAAGGTTATCATCAATAACTCGCTAGATTGATGCGTATGTATTAAATTTGACCTGACCGTCATCAGAATGTCTGCTCTTGAGGGAAATGGGGCAGGGACGTTCAGTAGTATGACCGTCCCTAAACGGTTAATGGCCACGATCTGGCCTCAAAAATTTGTGCGGTTGAGATTACAAgttgtaactcgattttcacgcCATGTGTGGGTCTCACAAAAATTTACTCTAAAGTTATGCGATGTGCAACAAAAGTTACacgatgtacaaagaaagttaCGCGCAGTTGAAAATGGTCAAAATCGTCCGGGACGattgcacctgcaaccgtccgTGCCCCGAGTTCGCTCTTGAGAGATCGGCAAAAGAAAATGTCAGGATCAAATCACTGTCCGTACATGTTACGTGTTGGATTCATAAAAATTTGTTCTATATAACTACTGTCAATATTGAAAGTGAGAGTTATATCACGGAGAAATTAAAGCGTGACGAACGCATGCATGTCCTGTCATTGTTACTGGGATCCTAAACATTTTTGCCAACGAGGCCGTGGAAGAAGCTGTATGCCTTCCAGTAACACGAAACATACGTACACACATCTTTCGGTCAACGAAGAAGGTTTAATTGCTCTCACGGGATTGGTTCAGCGGTAAGTGGGCTTTTAAGGATTCTTGTGATCATGGTTCGAATGTTACCCTGAACTTGAATTCCCCTAAACTTGAATTCCCGTGACTCGTCCGAAGTCGCTGCGTGGGGCCGTGGTACACTCCACCGGTTTGGTGTGCCGGCTCGTGTCCTAAGGGTTCGAATCGAGACATGTTCCAggttatgaaaaaaaaaaaaaagaaggtttaattgcaaatattaaCGTACGTTAAGGCTGAACATGAATGAATTTCTTCCGGACCCAGAAAACGTACTAGAGCCGTTGTACTTACATATGAAATCAAACTTACCCTATTCTTTCTGATCTTAGAAGAATCGAAGTGGAAATGGTGGGGAAGACTCTTGGATTTCTCTCAGCTTTTGCAAGCGCTTTTAAACTTGAAGCCCAAAGCCATGAGCCCATTACTCTCACCTGAGGAATGCAGTACTGCTTGTTAACGGCGCCTTGTAAAAAATGACGACGTCTGCTAAGCCACCAACATATCCACGCCAGTACTTCTTTGGTTGCATCCATTTTACTAGCTGATGACTGGGACACTACGTGAGAAGGGGTCCGTCCTCTTTTGTTTCTAGACTCCTGCTGACATCATCATCGCCATCGTCTGATCCCCAAAAGCCAGCACCGCCACGTTTTTATCCCCTTCGGCTTCAGACAGTCGCTCTGTGCGACCCGCTAATATCAGCATCCCATTTTATAAATGCactttttagaaaaagaaaaaaaaaaacagtagaTCGCATCAATTTGATTTCGCTCCAACCCTAACACGAACCCTCCGGTTACTGAAAACGAAACTCGTATTTCACAAGTTCAAATCTCGATGTTGATACTTAAGTTTGTATTGCGAAAAATAAAAGACCTTTCTAATTTTCGCATTTGCGAACATGTTGATACGTTGATTTAAACGCTTAAAATTAATTCTAAAGTATTGGAGAAAAGTTTTCAATAAAACCAAGAGAAAGCTCTCATTATTTGCTGAAATTTGTCTATCTAACTATTATTATTACAAGGTTAGAGTAAAGTTATTTATAATCAAAATAGCTAAACTAGTCTAAATTCGAATCAAACGTGAATTACATCACTTATTCCATTAAAATTACTAATCTAGTGGTCCAAATAACTTATACAGCTAGCCATTTATTTctaataaccaacaattaagtAACTAAATAAAATATCCTAATTAATAGAACGACaattagaaagaaaaaaccCTAAAAGTTAGTTATTTGAATCGAATCCGTGAAGGGATTGTGGGCAGAGATTGAACTAAGAAAATTGAAATGAAACGCTTCACGGAAACGCGCTGCGACCCAATCTATGGGGCGGATCTATTAAGTCCCTTCTTCTTCAGCTTGGATCAACATGCAATGCTCAATCTCCTTCTATGTA encodes the following:
- the LOC113768489 gene encoding dormancy-associated protein homolog 4 → MGFLHKLWDETLAGPTPESGLGKLRKYNSFSGARPSAPAAPATMMMGSVDDHLIPVSRSITILRGNSPTMRYASATPDSGSVPSSPAASASTTPTSPLSPTAPGHGGNFKKLTRRKSNSAALQPGEPKSPTGYDWIVLSALDR